In Luteolibacter arcticus, the genomic stretch GAGGATCGCCTGCGCACTGCCATTCGCGGCTACCCGCCGGAGCGGAAGAAGGAAACCGCCGTGGCCTTGCGCCGGCTGGCCGGGATCTGGCAGGGGGAAAAGCGCAACGAGGAGGCGGCCAAGGCTCTGTTGCAGCGGGCGGACGGGCTCGATCCTCGTTAGGGTTAAGGGGTTGCGGGATCGGGGCGGCTAAGGTATAGACCCGCGCCCCAGCCAGCCTCATGAACTATTCGACGTCCCTTTTGAGCGTGCTCGCCAGCGTTTTGGCGCTGATTTTGGCCAGTTGTGCCAACAAGTCCGTGACCCTCGGTCCCGATGGCAAGCCGATCGACTCGCAAGGCAAGCCGACCAATCCCTTCCCGCCCGGCACCTACGACCACTTCAAGGCGGAGCCCGACTACCCGAAGACGATGAAGGTCTGGAAGAACGAGCCGCTCCTTTCCAAGACAAACGACAGCAACTCGCGGGTCGTGATCTCGCTGCCGCTGCAACGCGGATTTCTCATGAATGGGGAAGAGGTGGTGATCGATTATCCGATTTCCAGCGGCGTTCCATCGCGGCCGACGCCTCCGGGAGATTACAAGATCCTCGAGAAGATCGTGGACAAGTCTTCCAACGCCTACGGCAAGGTTTTCGACGCCGAAGGCAACCAGGTGGACGGCGAAACCCCGAAGGATGTGCCGGAAGGCGGCAAGTTCGTGGGGGCGCCGATGAATTACTGGATGCGGCTGACGTGGGACGGTGTGGGCCATCATATCGGGCCGCTTCCTCGCTCGCGGCGGGCGGCTTCGCATGCCTGTATCCGCGGGCCGAGTGCCGTGATGCCGATCGTTTACGGCAAGGTGAGGGTCGGATCCCCGGTGTCGGTGGTGGAGGATTGAACGGTGGCTTTGCCCGGGAGCGCCGGTCTTCAGACCGGCCTGAATGGTCCCTCGCTGCCCGAACACACGACGCGGACTTTTGTAGGCCTGAGGGGAGGGCGCCCGGGTGCTTCCCCGCAGCAGGGCTGCTGGCATCGGGCGGCAGCAGGGCTGCACGCAGTCCGGGTCTCCGACTGCTGAGGCGGAGCGGGAAAGGTGGTCCTTGTCCCGTTGGGACCAGACGGAGAACCTAAAAAAGCCCCATCCGCGTGAGCGAACGGGGCTTTTTCGTTTCGTGAAATTCGCGGGATTACTCCTCCTCTTCTTCCATGAACTCGTCGTGGCCCTTCTTCTTGGAGCCCTTCACGGACTCGACCAGCTTGGTCACGGCGGGGAGGTCCTTGGCGATGAAGGCGGACTCGACTTCGCAGAAGATGACGAAGAGCTGGCCCATCTGGGTGCGGTAGGCGGCGATGGCCTTGTCCTTGGCCTCACCGGCCGGCATCTTTTCGATCATCGCGGGGACGAGCGCGACGGTCTTGAGCACGGCGTCCTGCGCCTCGCGGGCAGCCTTGGCTCCCTTCACGGGGTCGGTCTCGCGGCGGAAGCCCTTGAAGGCTTCGTCCACCTTTTCCATTTCCTTGGCAAGCGGGGTGTCCTCATCGGCACGCAGCGGGGTCGGCAGCATCAGGGCGGAAGCCAGTAGCAGGGCGGGAAAAATCAGTTTCTTCATACGCGACGGCATACAGCCCATCCCGCCGCAACCTGTCAAGGGGCCGAAAGGGGGAGCTTTCCGCTTCACCCGCTGCGATCCGGCGGCTCAAATCGCCGCAGATGTCCGCACCGACGCTCACCCCGATGATGGCGCAGTACCAAGCCATGCGCCGCTCGCTGCCGGATGACGTGCTGCTGCTCTACCGGCTGGGCGATTTCTACGAGATGTTCTTCGACGACGCGAAGACCGCCGCGCCGATCCTCAACGTGGCCCTCACCAAGCGCAACGCGGTGCCGATGTGCGGCGTGCCGTATCACGCGGCCGATGCCTACATCGCCAAGTTGGTGAGGGCCGGCAAGCGGGTGGCCATCGCCGAGCAGACCAGCGAGCCGTCCCCGGGGAAGATCGTCCAGCGGGAGATCGCGCGGATCATTTCGGCCGGCTCGATCATCGAGAGCCACCTGCTGGATGACCAGCGGCCGAACTATCTCGCGGCGGTGTTTCTTCTCGGGAAGTCGCGGGGTCTGGCGTGCGTCGATCACTCGACCGGCGAGTTCACGGTCGCGGAGTTCGCCGACCAAGCCCAGCTCGATGACGAACTCGCGCGTCTGACGCCGTCCGAGCTGTTGATTTCGGATGAGCAGCTTTCAGGCTTCGGCCATCTGCCCGCGGCGCAGCCCTATGATGGCTACGCCTTCCTGCCGGATCCCGCGCGGCAAATGCTATGCGACCACTTCAGCGTGCACTCGCTGGATGGCTTCGGCTGCGCCGATGCGCCCTCGGCGGTGGCGGCTGCGGGGGCGATCCTTCATTATCTGGTCCATCAGCTCCGCCGCCCGTGCGATCATTTGCGCTCGCTGAAGATGCGGGAGAATGGCCGGCACGTGCTGATCGATGCGGCGTCGCAGCGCAACCTGGACTTGATCGACTCGCGCTCGGGGAAGAAGCACACGCTGCTCGGCGTGCTCGACCGTACCAAGACGCCGATGGGTGCGCGCTTGCTGCGTGACTGGATCCTCCACCCGCTGCGGGATCGCGAGCCTCTGGACAAGCGCCATGATTTCATTGCGGCGTTGTTAGAACAGCCGTTCATCCTTTCGAAGTGCCGGGAATCGCTGCAGGGCATTCGCGACATCGAGCGCACCGTCGGGCGCCTTTCGCAGGGAGCGGGGAATGCGCGCGACCTTCAGGCGCTGGCCATTTCGCTGGGTCATATCCCGGCGCTGCAGGAAGATCTCGGCTGCCTCGGCGTTCCGCATGCAAAGGGGCTGCGGGCCTTTCCCGATCTGGTCGATCATTTGCAGGTCTCGCTGGCCGAAGAGCCGCCGGCCAATCTCAAGGACGGCGGGATGATCCGCGATGGCCATTCGCCGGAACTCGATGAACTCCGCTCGCTGTCGCGCGATGGCAAGTCGTGGATCGCCAAGTTGCAGGAGGATGAGCGCAAGCGCACGGGCATCGACTCGCTGAAGGTGAAGTTCAACAACGTCTTCGGCTACTTCATCGAGATCACCTCATCGAAGCTCGCCAAGGTGCCGGACGACTACACGCGCAAGCAGACGATGGCGAACTGCGAGCGCTACATCACCCCGGCGCTCAAGGAGATGGAGAACAAGGTGCTGGGCGCCGAGGAACGTGCCAAGCAGCTTGAGTATGAGCTATTCCTCCAGCTCCGCCTGGAAGTCTGCAAGGAGCTGGAAGCGCTCCAGCACACGGCTGCGGCGATTGCGGAGATCGATGTGCTCTGCGGGCTCGCGGAGACCGCGCAGACCCACGGCCATGTCCGTCCGGTCTTGGAAGACTCGCGGCATCTCGTGATCACCAATGGCCGGCATCCGGTGCTGGAGCAGACCCTGGTGGAGGAGAAGTTCGTTCCCAATGACACGACCTTCGATCCTGCCGACTCGCTGTTGCAGATTCTAACAGGACCTAACATGGCGGGTAAATCGACCTACATCCGTCAGGTCGCATTGATCACGCTGATGGCCCAGACGGGGGCTTTCGTGCCCGCGGAGAATGCGGTGGTGGGGATGGTGGACCGGATTTTCTGCCGCGTGGGTGCTTCGGATGATCTCTCGCGCGGGCAATCGACCTTCATGGTGGAGATGAACGAGACCGCGCTGATTTTGAACCACGCGACCGATCGCTCGCTGGTGATCCTTGATGAGATCGGGCGTGGCACGGCGACCTTCGACGGGCTGTCGATCGCTTGGGCGGTGGCCGAGCATTTGCACGATGTGATCGGCTGCCGAACGCTATTCGCGACGCACTACCATGAGCTGACCGATCTCGCGAACACGCGCGCTGCGGTGGCGAATTTCAATGTGGCGGTGCGCGAGTGGAACGATGAGATCATCTTCCTGCGCAAGATCCTGCCGGGCGCGGCGGACAAGAGCTACGGGATTCAGGTGGCGCGTTTGGCCGGCTTGCCGAAGCCGATCATCGAGCGGGCGAAGTCGATTTTGTCGCATCTTGAGCTGAACTCGGCGAAGCCCGATGCGAAGAAGCAGGGACCGAAGGCGAAGAACATGAAGCAAGGTCAGGATCAGGATGGGATGCCGGCGGCGAATGCGCCGCAGTTGGATTTGTTTGGGGAGTTTTAGGGGCGGGCGCTCGGAGTTCGGGAGAAGGGGGGAACAACGAAACGAGCGAAAATGGCGAAATTTGATGGGGCTATTGGGTCTCCCGTCCCAACGGGACGATTCATCATAGCCCGGCACGAAGTGCCGGGTGGGCGTGACAAACGGATGGCGTCACAACGTGATGCGTCATGCGGGGTGAAGTCGGGGTATCGGCAAGGTGGGTAGGCCACGTCACGGCGCAAGAGTGCAAGACAGGGCAAGTGCCCACGCCGTGCGAGGTCGCGGCGGAAGGCCCTCAAGCCAAGGCTTCCCGCCCCGTCTAACAGATGGCCGCCAGACGCATGAGGTGTCCCGTTGGGACACGATGCGCTGGCAACTCCCACCTGGCACTTCGTGCCAGGCTCTTATGAGCCGTCCCGTTGGGACGAAGAGGGGCCCGTGCCGATGGGACGAAGATGAGGTATTCCTGTTGGAACGTCTCCTTGCGGTGGAGGTACGCGCGATGGTAATGCGCACCGTACCCGTCTCGCGGCCCTTCAGGCCGCCGTGTCTGGCGTGGGGAAACCCAAGGGCGACGCTGCGCTTGCCCTGGGCTGAGGGATTTCGCCCCGTTGGGGCTGGTGGGAGAACCCTGATTTGTGATGCCGGAGACAGGGTCTCACGATGCGGCTTGTGGCCGCTAGTCAGCGACGGTCATAGACGCGCCGCTACATAAGGAGAGACGCGCCTCTACGTGTGCGAACTGCGGGGAAGTCGGCTGGCTTGCTTAAGGCTCAGCCGGTGGGGCCGGGAATTTCTTGCGGAGGCGGTCGAGTTCGGTGGGGGAGAGGCGGTCGGGATTTTTGAGGTTCCAGCCGGTGCCGCCGCAGTAGTCGCAGGAGCTGCCCGCGATCTTGCCCAGCATGTTGCAGGAGTGGCAAGGGACGGCGATCCGGAGGTCGGTGCTGGAGCGGGGGAGTTCGAGCATGGA encodes the following:
- a CDS encoding cytochrome b562; the protein is MKKLIFPALLLASALMLPTPLRADEDTPLAKEMEKVDEAFKGFRRETDPVKGAKAAREAQDAVLKTVALVPAMIEKMPAGEAKDKAIAAYRTQMGQLFVIFCEVESAFIAKDLPAVTKLVESVKGSKKKGHDEFMEEEEE
- a CDS encoding L,D-transpeptidase; amino-acid sequence: MNYSTSLLSVLASVLALILASCANKSVTLGPDGKPIDSQGKPTNPFPPGTYDHFKAEPDYPKTMKVWKNEPLLSKTNDSNSRVVISLPLQRGFLMNGEEVVIDYPISSGVPSRPTPPGDYKILEKIVDKSSNAYGKVFDAEGNQVDGETPKDVPEGGKFVGAPMNYWMRLTWDGVGHHIGPLPRSRRAASHACIRGPSAVMPIVYGKVRVGSPVSVVED
- the mutS gene encoding DNA mismatch repair protein MutS; translation: MSAPTLTPMMAQYQAMRRSLPDDVLLLYRLGDFYEMFFDDAKTAAPILNVALTKRNAVPMCGVPYHAADAYIAKLVRAGKRVAIAEQTSEPSPGKIVQREIARIISAGSIIESHLLDDQRPNYLAAVFLLGKSRGLACVDHSTGEFTVAEFADQAQLDDELARLTPSELLISDEQLSGFGHLPAAQPYDGYAFLPDPARQMLCDHFSVHSLDGFGCADAPSAVAAAGAILHYLVHQLRRPCDHLRSLKMRENGRHVLIDAASQRNLDLIDSRSGKKHTLLGVLDRTKTPMGARLLRDWILHPLRDREPLDKRHDFIAALLEQPFILSKCRESLQGIRDIERTVGRLSQGAGNARDLQALAISLGHIPALQEDLGCLGVPHAKGLRAFPDLVDHLQVSLAEEPPANLKDGGMIRDGHSPELDELRSLSRDGKSWIAKLQEDERKRTGIDSLKVKFNNVFGYFIEITSSKLAKVPDDYTRKQTMANCERYITPALKEMENKVLGAEERAKQLEYELFLQLRLEVCKELEALQHTAAAIAEIDVLCGLAETAQTHGHVRPVLEDSRHLVITNGRHPVLEQTLVEEKFVPNDTTFDPADSLLQILTGPNMAGKSTYIRQVALITLMAQTGAFVPAENAVVGMVDRIFCRVGASDDLSRGQSTFMVEMNETALILNHATDRSLVILDEIGRGTATFDGLSIAWAVAEHLHDVIGCRTLFATHYHELTDLANTRAAVANFNVAVREWNDEIIFLRKILPGAADKSYGIQVARLAGLPKPIIERAKSILSHLELNSAKPDAKKQGPKAKNMKQGQDQDGMPAANAPQLDLFGEF